From Coffea arabica cultivar ET-39 chromosome 2e, Coffea Arabica ET-39 HiFi, whole genome shotgun sequence, the proteins below share one genomic window:
- the LOC113731618 gene encoding beta-ureidopropionase, with protein MEIIGEKAVVSSSENGKSETETTESSSKDGSICGFDSLHHLLQESLSPPLFQEVSRLLLGLNCGKSLETIALPEPARALSSKHDFDLQAYSFRADKESLRGPRLVRVGLVQNGIALPTTAPFSDQKRAIFQKLTPIIEAAGASGVNIICLQEAWMMPFAFCTREKRWCEFAEPIDGESTEFLQEFARKYNMVIINPILERDIKHGETLWNTAVIIGNHGNIIGKHRKNHIPRVGDFNESTYYMEGNTGHPVFETAYGKIAVNICYGRHHPLNWLAFGLNGAEIVFNPSATVGELSEPMWPIEARNAAIANSYFVGSINRVGTEVFPNPFTSGDGKPQHADFGHFYGSSHFSAPDASCTPSLSRYKDGLMVSDLDLNLCRQLKDKWGFRMTARYEMYSYLLARYVKPDFEPQVISDPLLRRST; from the exons ATGGAGATTATCGGAGAAAAAGCAGTTGTATCATCATCAGAAAATGGTAAATCCGAGACAGAAACGACGGAGAGCAGCTCCAAGGACGGTTCCATATGTGGGTTCGATTCCCTCCATCACCTCCTCCAGGAGTCCCTTAGCCCTCCGCTTTTCCAG GAGGTGAGTCGTCTGCTTCTCGGTCTGAATTGTGGAAAATCACTTGAAACCATTGCTCTCCCGGAGCCTGCAAGAGCTCTTTcttcaaaacatgattttgATCTCCAG GCATATTCTTTTCGTGCTGACAAGGAGTCACTCAGAGGACCTCGATTAGTAAGGGTTGGTCTTGTTCAAAATGGTATTGCTCTACCGACAACTGCACCCTTCTCAGACCAGAAGAGGGCTATTTTTCAGAAATTGACACCCATCATTGAGGCTGCAGGTGCTTCAGGGGTTAACATAATATGTTTGCAA GAGGCATGGATGATGCCCTTTGCCTTTTGTACTCGTGAGAAGAGATGGTGTGAATTTGCTGAGCCAATTGATGGGGAATCAACAGAATTTCTTCAGGAATTTGCGCGTAAATATAACATGGTCATAATAAATCCAATTCTTGAGAGGGATATAAAACATGGGGAGACCCTTTGGAACACTGCTGTGATAATTGGAAATCATGGTAACATAATTGGGAAGCATCGGAAG AATCATATACCTAGAGTAGGGGACTTCAACGAGAGTACATATTACATGGAAGGAAACACTGGACATCCTGTTTTTGAGACAGCTTATGGAAAGATTGCTGTTAATATTTGTTATGGAAGGCACCATCCACTTAATTGGTTAGCTTTTGGCTTAAATGGGGCAGAGATTGTCTTCAATCCATCTGCTACTGTGGGTGAACTCAGTGAACCTATGTGGCCTATTGAG GCTCGTAATGCAGCAATAGCAAATAGTTACTTTGTGGGTTCAATTAATCGTGTTGGAACTGAGGTCTTCCCCAATCCGTTCACATCAGGAGATGGAAAGCCACAGCATGCAGATTTCGGGCATTTTTATGGTTCCAGTCATTTTTCCGCTCCAGATGCTTCGTGCACGCCTTCTTTATCACGCTACAAGGATGGGTTGATGGTATCAGACTTGGATCTGAACTTGTGTAGACAACTGAAGGACAAGTGGGGATTCCGTATGACTGCTCGATATGAAATGTATTCTTATTTACTTGCTCGTTATGTGAAGCCAGATTTTGAGCCCCAAGTCATTTCTGATCCCTTGCTGCGTAGGAGCACATAA
- the LOC140036801 gene encoding uncharacterized protein: MATNVHEGEHPVPRRGSNSGSSSTSSATRTVRAGTDPFLVVCRCFSFITALAALLCIAVNILSAIRSFKNGSDVFDGIFRCYAVVIAIFAVLAEMEWGFIFKFWKVLEYWAGRGMLQIFVAVMTRAFPEYSGERQELVLLQKIACYLLLSCGLIYIVSGILCIGALKRARQKKEVSRDQAVKDLEELERRREELEALLVEDRA; encoded by the exons ATGGCGACGAACGTCCACGAGGGAGAGCATCCTGTGCCACGCAGAGGCAGTAACAGCGGGAGCTCATCAACCTCCTCTGCAACCCGGACAGTCCGGGCCGGAACCGACCCCTTCTTAGTGGTCTGTAGATGCTTCAGTTTCATTACAGCCTTAGCTGCTTTACTTTGCATTGCCGTCAACATCCTCTCAGCCATCCGATCCTTCAAGAACGGATCAGAC GTATTTGATGGAATATTCAGGTGCTACGCTGTCGTAATTGCGATTTTTGCAGTGTTAGCTGAGATGGAATGGGGATTCATTTTCAAGTTTTGGAAG GTCTTGGAGTATTGGGCTGGCAGGGGTATGCTGCAGATCTT TGTTGCTGTGATGACAAGAGCTTTCCCAGAATATTCTGGTGAAAGACAAGAGCTTGTGCTTCTTCAGAAGATAGCATGTTACCTGCTTCTATCCTGTGGGCTGATTTATATTGTATCA GGCATACTATGCATTGGTGCATTAAAACGTGCTCGTCAGAAGAAAGAAGTTTCTAGGGATCAAGCTgttaaggatttagag GAGTTGGAACGTCGTAGAGAGGAACTTGAGGCGTTGCTTGTTGAAGATAGGGCTTGA
- the LOC113731620 gene encoding uncharacterized protein has translation MGDEKVKNEAMEIMGLFQVLPRLIVFDLDYTIWPFYCECRSKREMPSLYPHARGILYALKDKGVDVAVASRSPTADIANTYLDKLGIKSMFVAKEIFSSWTHKTDHFQRINQRTGVPYNAMLFFDDEDRNIETVSKMGVTSILVRNGVNLAALREGLSKFSQNLAKIDRNKQKWLKFSQKPGSSERDKE, from the exons atgGGAGACGAGAAGGTGAAGAATGAAGCAATGGAGATAATGGGACTATTTCAAGTGCTCCCTCGCCTTATCGTCTTCGATCTTGATTACACCATCTGGCCTTTCTACTG TGAGTGTCGCTccaaacgtgaaatgccatcgCTCTACCCTCATGCCAGAGGCATATTATATGCACTCAAGGACAAGGGCGTTGATGTTGCTGTTGCCTCGAGATCACCAACAGCAGATATAGCAAACACATATCTTGACAAATTGGGGATAAAGTCAATGTTTGTTGCTAAG GAAATATTTTCCAGTTGGACTCATAAAACAGATCATTTTCAGAGAATAAACCAGAGGACTGGTGTGCCCTATAATGCAATGCTcttttttgatgatgaagatcgGAATATAGAAACG GTGTCAAAAATGGGCGTGACAAGCATATTGGTGCGCAATGGGGTAAACCTTGCTGCTTTGAGAGAAGGACTTTCaaagttttctcaaaatttagCTAAAATTGATAGGAACAAGCAAAAGTGGCTGAAATTTTCGCAAAAACCAGGTTCATCAGAAAGGGACAAGGAATGA
- the LOC113728702 gene encoding pelargonidin 3-O-(6-caffeoylglucoside) 5-O-(6-O-malonylglucoside) 4'''-malonyltransferase-like — MKMMMMEVKVLSRKLIQPSTPTPHDLRNFRIAFTDEMSPTANVPLILYYVNNSSKADDKTRIKQLLETSLAQVLPQFYPLAGRYVEESRLIDCRDQGVHYAEAQVLNCHLHQLLGPEMKPEQLNDLLPCPLYAVDGVTDPLLSIQVSTFECGGMAIGVCISHRIADAATLGTFLCAWADACSLEEGRENVCPVFNSSHYFPGRNLPKLELRIPQTNGQDVPKILTRRFVFDGRAISKIRSKVLMNCENGTTKHQYTRVQLVSGLFIRALLGLDRAKYGRSRASLITHTVNLRNKTSPPIPKHSCGNFCTFAVANCAAEQAKSPGLQGTVNLVGDAVRKTAADCARILNSGEDGNMVIIDSFKHVTEIICNSGGDLNVIMFTSWCRFPLYEVDFGWGKPIWISPASIPAPNSCVMMDTKDGDGIEAWLSLDEKDMYMLQQDHDITTFTAA; from the coding sequence atgaagatgatgatgatggaagTTAAGGTTCTATCTAGGAAGCTCATTCAACCATCAACTCCTACTCCCCATGACCTTAGAAACTTCCGTATAGCTTTCACTGATGAAATGTCTCCAACAGCGAACGTCCCACTGATTCTCTACTATGTCAACAACAGCAGCAAAGCTGACGACAAGACTAGGATCAAACAGTTGCTGGAGACCTCGTTAGCTCAGGTATTACCCCAGTTCTACCCTCTAGCAGGAAGGTACGTCGAGGAAAGTCGCCTCATTGATTGTAGAGATCAAGGTGTTCATTACGCAGAAGCACAGGTCCTGAACTGCCATCTGCATCAACTTCTTGGACCGGAGATGAAACCTGAGCAGCTCAACGATCTCCTTCCGTGCCCGCTTTACGCCGTTGATGGAGTCACGGATCCACTGTTGTCAATTCAGGTTAGCACGTTTGAATGTGGTGGTATGGCGATCGGCGTGTGCATTTCCCACAGGATTGCAGATGCAGCCACCCTGGGCACATTTCTCTGTGCCTGGGCTGATGCATGCAGTCTAGAAGAAGGCAGAGAAAACGTCTGCCCGGTTTTCAATTCCTCCCATTACTTCCCTGGAAGAAACTTGCCTAAGCTTGAGCTTCGAATCCCACAAACCAATGGCCAGGATGTCCCTAAGATATTGACGAGGAGGTTTGTGTTTGATGGAAGGGCGATAAGCAAAATTCGGTCCAAAGTCTTGATGAACTGCGAAAATGGCACAACCAAGCATCAGTATACAAGAGTGCAATTGGTTTCCGGCCTCTTTATAAGGGCTCTTCTTGGACTTGATCGAGCAAAATATGGACGTTCAAGAGCTTCACTCATTACGCATACAGTAAATTTGAGGAACAAAACTTCTCCACCTATTCCAAAACATTCTTGTGGGAACTTCTGTACTTTCGCGGTAGCCAATTGCGCCGCGGAGCAAGCCAAAAGCCCAGGGCTTCAAGGCACTGTAAATCTTGTTGGGGATGCAGTCAGGAAAACCGCAGCAGATTGCGCGAGAATTCTCAACTCTGGGGAGGATGGAAACATGGTGATCATCGATTCCTTTAAACATGTCACTGAAATTATATGCAACAGTGGTGGAGATCTGAATGTTATTATGTTTACTAGCTGGTGCCGGTTTCCACTCTACGAAGTTGATTTTGGGTGGGGAAAACCGATTTGGATAAGCCCTGCTAGCATACCTGCACCGAATTCTTGTGTGATGATGGACACCAAAGATGGCGATGGCATCGAAGCATGGTTGAGTTTGGACGAGAAAGATATGTATATGCTCCAACAGGATCACGACATCACAACTTTTACGGCCGCCTGA